One part of the Nitrospirota bacterium genome encodes these proteins:
- a CDS encoding DUF362 domain-containing protein, whose amino-acid sequence MSIVYFSSARTLRWDYAHSVPGKLDTLLAKMDLPGRFTKDEWVAIKTHWGSHGAFRIVPPVMLRKVVEAVQEAGAKPFVTDTVRIVGLDYLEVANQNGLNHLSCGAPVVLADGLFGRDSI is encoded by the coding sequence ATGTCCATTGTCTATTTCTCTTCCGCCCGGACGCTCAGATGGGACTACGCGCACAGCGTACCGGGGAAGCTCGATACGCTTCTCGCGAAGATGGACTTACCCGGGCGCTTCACGAAGGACGAATGGGTCGCGATCAAGACCCACTGGGGGTCGCACGGCGCGTTCCGGATCGTCCCCCCGGTCATGCTCCGCAAGGTCGTCGAAGCGGTCCAGGAGGCAGGAGCGAAGCCCTTCGTGACGGACACGGTCAGGATCGTGGGGCTGGACTACCTTGAGGTGGCGAACCAGAACGGCCTGAACCACCTGTCCTGCGGGGCCCCGGTCGTCCTGGCCGACGGGCTCTTTGGCAGGGACAGCATC